The Lolium rigidum isolate FL_2022 chromosome 2, APGP_CSIRO_Lrig_0.1, whole genome shotgun sequence genomic interval ATGGCAAGTGCACACTCCACCAGTCTGATAGGGCAACACAGAGATGCACTTTAGAACCGTATAACCGTCTCACCTGGTTCCTTGGGTCACCTAGAACCTGACCCGCACCATCTTTTCACAGTTTCAGAAACAACTTGTACGGCGCCACGGATGGGAAGGGTGTTCCACACAATCCACACGACGAGAATGGGAGACACCATAACTTCGAAACATGGTCAAATAGCTACTCATCACGTTTCAGCAAAAATAAACCACATCTCTTTATTAAGCAATGTTTAGCCAGTGTCAGGACACCTCCAGGACCATACGACTGACAGACTGAGGAACAGAGATCACGAGTTTAGCTGCACAGCAACTAAACAGTCAGGAGAGCAGCTTTGCCCGGGTGGCAGGATCCTCCTTGCTTTCGACCAGGATCATGAAAACATAGCCGAGGCACCAGAGGAGAACATACTGGTAGGGAACCCAGCACAGCACTGCCACAAGACTAAGGATGCTCCCGACGTACTGGGGGTCCTTGATATAACCAAACGGAAATTCGGTCACCCACGGGATCTTCTTTCCGAACCGGACGCCGTAGTAGGTACCTGACTCACCGAGCAGCTGGTACACCCTGAAAGGGAAATCAAATATTTCAGCAGCACGTCAGAAGAATGGCGATGTACTTCTCTTGCTTTACTGACGTGTAATGAATTAGCAACTTCAATTGATTAATGTAGAATACAGTGTTTGCCAAAACCATTGTCTACAGCTAGGACATTCACTTATATTTGATTATGTAGGATACAGCGTCCATCAAACTATTGTCCACAACTAAGTTATTCTGGCCCAATGCTTCAACAATGTGCTATACAAAGTGGCCTGTATGAGAATATAGATGAATATACAAATGATGGTAGTCCAAGCCAAAACATCAAAACCAGAACACCGAGAAAGTTTGGACCTTGAGTGCCTCATGGCCTCATACTCTCCCAGTGACATAAAGTGAATATACGAAACATATAAATGCAGAGGCATTACTGCATTAGCATAGTCATCAAGGTGTAGGCATGTAGCTGAATCATAATAACGTAATGTTTACTGAGGCAGCAATGACTAGAATCTCCGATTCTCCGAGGCAGTGGTTCACACATAACAAAACCACCAACATTCATTACCATGATTGTTGGCATTATCCAAAAGATTGGGCACTGCCCTGTAACTGTAGACATATAGAACTACATTATCCATGAGCACCAAAGACCTAAATTGCTGGCATCAATTACACCAGGGAATCCCATTGCCTTACAGCTAATGTTGATTCCAACTACAATCTTCAATGATCAAAGACCCTACCATTTTTTCAAGGTTTTTTTCTAAGCCTGTAAGAATTCATGGTTTATAACAAGAAGATCATGACAATAGCACCTAACCAAAATAACTGAGAATGCGAGAGAAGAAAGACAAGGCAAAATAGATGTATTGATCAATTGAAAGAACTGTATATGAGTTcatatttttcaaaataaaatggaATTCCAATTCATTTCTTCATAATAGCTGAAAGCATCAGATTTGATTTTAATCACCGTTCAGCTGCAAGTTCTGTTTTATTTTCGTGCTGATAATTAGTAAAACAGAAGAAAACGTTCAATAGATTCCTTGTACAGCACCCAGACCTTTTCGCCTCACTAGTTACTTCTCCCCAACTCTTTGGTTTTTCTTAGTTTTCGAAACACACATGGCAGTGTTAACTTGAGCACAGCGTATCTGTAGCACTGAAGTTGTTAAACTGTCGGTATCAAGTCTTACATAGTTATTACATACTCTAGgagtgcttagagcatctccagtcgcgtcccccaaaccgtcccccaaagggatttggggcgcgccggacaaaaaaacgttcctagCCGCGTCTTccaaagccgctttttgtccagcgcgcctcgatacggtgtccggcgccccgaggccgtcctcgccccacaggggacgctccgggcacgccggacacaacgaaaagcgaggcgggctcccacatgtcggcgactatttccataaaATGTTGGTTTgcgccttttttctcgtcgctccttccctcccgcgcctcccacccctcctccgccgctggatttgccggccgtttcaacgactgatctcttctgagagtcggcaccgtcgtcgcggtTGGCACTCTCGCTGGTCgttccgccgccaccgcttcgccagcgcgtcccagaacgcagcgtcaaatccgccccacctccacgcacacaaggtgctcgacgacttgccaggtacgcgcgattggccgctgttcgttgcctcgtctgccacggcgcaattttaacaattgattttgcttcagacatggatagcgacgacgagatgattgccctactgctggaggacgagcaagccttcgacgacgacctccgggagcatttgctgatcatcgcagcCCTCCAGGACGTGCTTaatgccgaggcggagaagaggaagaggccgcgctgcggaggatcaaggccggggagaaagaagtcgaagccccggcagaggatggaggggtataccatgctgcacaacgactacttcgcagatgaggcaacacatgccaaaaaatttcggcgccggtataggatgagcaagggtctgttcattaatatcctccacggcgttcgagagttcaacccctacttcaagctcaagcacgacgctGTAGGCGATGTCGAGTTCtcatcgattcagaagtgcaccgccgccatgaggatgcttgcatacggagcacctgccgatacacatgacgactaccttcgcatgagtgagtcaactgccattgagtgcatgtacaagttttgccgagctgtggtgggaaagtttggcaaatactacttgagagggccaactgaggaagagactgcaaggatcatggaacaaAATGCTGCGAGAGGCTTCCCTGGaattcttggaagcatcgattgcatgcactggtcatggaagaactgcccgtttgcttggcaaggtatatacaaaggacatcatggatattgcagtgtggtgcttgaagctgtggcagattatgacctgtggattcgacattctttctttggcatggcgagatcacacaatgacatcaacgtgttgctgtagtctccggtgttcagcagactagtggaaggtcatgctccaccgtgcaactatgaggtcaatggccaccaatataccaaaggctattatctagcagatggtatatatccagaatgggccacttttgtcaaaacaatctcgaatccatcaggtcagaagaattcccactttgcttcgcgataggaggcttgcaggaaggatgtcgagcgggcatttggtgtgcttcaagctcaatttgcaattgtccggttccctgctctaagctggtctcacgaccaaatgtgggaggtgatgcaggcttgtgtgatcatgcacaacatgatcatcgagaatgaccgcaagaatcatgccaggacacatgttggtccctatgagtgtcagggccctcttgcggaggttgatcatgagttgcctgcagattttgctgatttcctcgccatgcacgcagagatccgtgacagcaatgttcacgagcaacttcaagctgatctcgttcagcatttgtggaggatcaaaggattatcagcaaatgccgcAGCACCTTGATCTAGCCATATTTGTTTAATTGTttaattgtttgttgtattttaatttgaaaacaatctccgcaaacatattttatttgtatgctatatttaataaatgattgtgttttgaaaaaccctttaaaaaagtttgggggcaacgtttgggggacgcgactggggagcgacgtcccccaaacgcggcacgaacaaaacacgtcccccaaacgctcaatccgacgacggttgggggacggtttgggggacgcgactggaggtgCTCTTACATGGACAGATTGCACTAGAACATTTCCATCCAAACTGGCGACTTCCTATTCCTAAATCTAACAAAACCTGATAACCTCTATGAGACTATGGACCGTGGGAAATGGGACAGGGGAAAAAGCCTTTTGATCTGAAAACTACAGAACATGGAAATGCACCCAGTTCAGTTCTTTATAAACCACGAAGTGGCATATTAAGCCCCAATTTAATCAAGGCAAACAATATATGTCCCCTCACAGGATCGAAAAACCTAGAAGCGCGTTGCAGCTAATCTGAACCGGGACGAGAAGTTGAACTTGATGCTTACTTGAAGTTGAGGTACTGGCCGAAGGCGAGTAGCGCGAGCGAGCAGGGGGGCGGGGGCCAGGACAAGGAGGCGACGGAGGCGAGGGCGAGGAGCTGGAGCGCCTTGAGGACGTGGGAGACCTGCGCCATGCGGCGGCACGGGTCGGCGCCGCGGCCGCACAGGTCCACCCACCGCTGCGGGTGGCTCCACAGCGCCCAGTAGAACGGGAACGGCAGCAGCACGCCAACGCCCGCCGCCAAGGCCGCCACGCTCGCCATCTCGGGTGAGCTAAGATTTGCGGGTTCGCGTTTAGCGCTGAGACTGAGAGCACGCCAGCTGTTCGACTGTTTGCCCAGGACGGAACGGAGCACACTGTGGTTTTTACATGGAAGTAGTTAAGTACCTTtcagccttttttttttgttgagctgAGTACCTTTCAGTCTTTCCGTCTAGTAAAAAAGGTACAGTACAGTTTTTCAGCATGAAGACCGGTTGCAAAAAATAAGTGTTTTTGAAGGTGAGGAGCTGCAAGGTTGAGAATTTGAGTTGTACTACTGATACTTGTGAGGACTTCTTATATATATCTCAAATGTCTGAATTTACCATGTGTCACCAAATGCATTCCAGTTATCAACTACTCCCAAGTTCGACCAAATCTAAAGAAATCATATCGTTAAATCTCAGATGTCTGAATTTCCCATGTGTCAACTGCATTCCATTTATCAACTCCCCATAAGTTCGATTTAATCTACTCCATAAAAGAATGttagagatttgtctaaatttgagtgTACAGATACTTCGCTAGTACCTTCAACATTTTTTTATGGATGGAGAGAATATAAGAAATCATATACTATACTAAATTAGTTTCATCATAAAATATTTTTTGTACTACACATATTCGATGTTGTAGGTACTAGCAATTGTTGTAGGAAGCAAAGATGCAAGAATCCTCCATCCACTAGATAAAGATTGAATGTAAGCAAAGTCACAGATGTAGGTGTTTGGCTCCAGCGGATCAGCCACAGTAACCTCATATATATAACATTGTTGTTGCTAGAATGAGCAACAAGAATTCCTAACCATAACAATGACCATACCAGGAGGATACATAATTTTTTTCCACAGTATCAACACTCCATGTTAACAGCAAGAAGGGAGAACCGGCACACTTTGGGGAGTAAAATATCTAACTCTATACTGTAACCTGCTCGGTACACTCCAGAAAAAAAAAGACATCAAAACTTCTGGACCTCATTGTTTCCAAAATTGCAAATGAGCTCAATTACTCAGCATCGACATCATCAaaaccatcatcttcatcgtcggacctTTGAGGCGCTACACTATCTTCACCGATTATATCATCATCTCCAGACTTTTCAGGGCCAGGTCCGGCAGACACCTTGACCATCGCCGGACGTAATAATCTATCACCAAGTTTGAAACCTTTACGGAATTCCTGGATGACTACCCCATCTTCATACTCCACTGACTCTTCTCGCATAATAGCCTCGTGAAGCTGAAACAGAATGTGCAAAAAGGAACCATTGTTAAATAAAGTTatcaaacaccaaaactaaatacTTTGTGAGAGATTCAGCTCATTTTAGTACAGCTCAATAGCATTTCCACATTCCTATGATACTATCCAAAGTCATGAAACAAGGATGTTACTTAAGAT includes:
- the LOC124687783 gene encoding phosphatidyl-N-methylethanolamine N-methyltransferase-like (The sequence of the model RefSeq protein was modified relative to this genomic sequence to represent the inferred CDS: added 10 bases not found in genome assembly) → MASVAAGVGVLLPFPFYWALWSHPQRWVDLCGRGADPCRRMAQVSHVLKALQLLALASVASLSWPPPPCSLALLAFGQYLNFKVYQLLGESGTYYGVRFGKKIPWVTEFPFGYIKDPQYVGSILSLVAVLCWVPYQYVLLWCLGYVFMILVESKEDPATRAKLLS